From the genome of Xiphophorus hellerii strain 12219 chromosome 11, Xiphophorus_hellerii-4.1, whole genome shotgun sequence, one region includes:
- the LOC116728820 gene encoding cell wall protein DAN4-like yields the protein MLHGNEDIMGASSVHLARCFCQHKLGSSVRLKKPGSCVTYAMWLKIHLLIVLLSGQALGQLTSTAPSSIATSTTASQTSGEASVVPSSQAASSTFHTSTVTAVSDSQSSAASSIIPTSATTVQTSVVFYFLDVNVDVTGPSKNESDIIAWLDQVFRNELGRCLVPGATTTAPTSQQTVNVTEQVATTQTYKSATAFYTLPQNFSATTNVPTVLQGNITSKAATMLNGNDTTTMEAIINSNITTTDATATPVTENVTTPASITMLHDNTTTTVAATVLNDNKTTAASKASISNTTVRAAGTAAFDGNITLTAASTTATQSNMTTTAASTTATQSNMTTTAASTTATPSNMTTTAHQAT from the exons ATGCTCCATGGAAATGAAGACATTATGGGAGCTTCATCAGTTCATTTGGCCAGATGTTTTTGCCAGCACAAATTGGGCTCTTCTGTCAG aCTGAAGAAACCTGGTTCTTGTGTTACATATGCAATGTGGCTGAAGATACATCTACTTATTGTCCTCCTATCAG GTCAAGCTTTAGGTCAACTAACCTCCACTGCTCCGTCCAGCATTGCCACATCAACAACAGCTTCACAAACCTCAG GTGAAGCATCTGTTGTTCCAAGCTCCCAAGCTGCTTCCTCTACTTTTCACACTTCTACAGTTACAGCAG TTTCTGATAGTCAGTCTTCTGCTGCTTCATCCATTATTCCAACTTCTGCAACCACCGTACAGACCTCAG tagtGTTTTATTTCCTTGATGTCAACGTGGATGTCACTGGACCGAGTAAGAATGAATCCGACATCATTGCCTGG cttgACCAGGTTTTCCGAAATGAGCTGGGGCGCTGCTTGGTTCCAGGAGCAACAACTACTGCCCCCACATCTCAGCAAACTGTAAATGTGACAGAACAAGTGGCAACGACACAGACTTATAAATCAGCAACAGCATTTTATACTTTACCGCAAAACTTTAGTGCAACTACAAATGTACCAACAGTGTTACAGGGCAACATAACATCTAAGGCTGCAACAATGCTAAATGGCAACGACACAACAACGATGGAAGCAATAATAAATAGTAATATCACAACTACAGATGCAACAGCAACACCAGTAACTGAAAACGTCACAACACCAGCTTCGATAACAATGTTACATGACAACACAACAACCACAGTTGCAGCAACTGTTTTGaatgacaacaaaacaacagcGGCATCAAAGGCATCAATCAGCAACACAACAGTTAGAGCTGCAGGAACTGCAGCATTTGATGGCAACATAACATTAACGGCTGCATCAActactgcaacacaaagcaacatgacaactactgctgcttcaactactgcaacacaaagcaacatgacaactactgctgcgTCAACTACTGCAACaccaagcaacatgacaactactgct Caccaagcaacatga